The genomic interval GTCGCCCATCTCCAGCTTCGGTTGATCGCGTCAGTGGAGGTACTGATCGGGCCGGCGGTCGAGCCGGTCTGGGCACAGCTCTCGGATCATGCCCGGCAGTGCTATGGGTTTTCGCCGGCGTCGGGATCAGCCATTGACGACGGCCTGGCCTATGACAAGCAGCCCTCCGCCGACAGCCTGGCGGTGCTGGAACTGACCCTCCAGCACATGGAGGTGCTCCACCTCGGCCACCGGCACCGGCGGGCCCGGTTCAGTCGGTCGGACGGCTGGTCGGGGCAGTGGGTGACGCCGTAGAAAACGCGTTCAGCATGCCCTCGATGCTCTCCCTGGCGATGCCACGGGTGATGAAGACAATACGGGTTCGATGGTCCTCGTCCGGCCACTGGTCGAGGACATCCACGGGGTGGAGAACATGCTGGACGCCGTGAATGATCACCGGACGGGAATAGCCATCCACGTTGAGGATGCCTTTAACCCGTAGCAGCTGTTCCCCGAGGGTGGAGCGGAGAATATCCAGCCAGTTCTCCAGCATCATGAGCGACAGGGGCTCATCGCGTACCACCGAAAACGCCCGAATGTCCGGCCCGTGACGATTGACGTCGTGGTGGTGGTGATCGTGGTCGTGGTCATGGTCATGGTCGTGGGCATCGTGATGCCCATGCCCATGCCCATGCCCATGCCCATGCCCATGCTCCTGGGGCACCTCCTGCTGGAGCCAGCGGCGGACATCCGGTGTCTTGGTCTCCGGGTCATACAACCCGATGCGGGACAGCCATTGGGCATCCACCCGACCCTTTGATGCGACCACCGGCGGCGCGCCGGGGTTGAGTCGGGCCAGCGTCTGGCCCAGCGCCTCGGGAATGGTGCCTTCGGTGAGATCGGTTTTTGTCACCAGCAGGGCATCGGCGACCGCGACCTGCTTGACCGACTCGGGCTGGGTTTCCAGTGTCGACAAACCATTGAGCGCATCCACCACCGTAACCACGCCGGCGAGTTCGTAGCGGCGGGTGATGGCGGGTTCCGCCATCAGGGTATGGAGGATCGGCGCCGGGTCGGCAAGGCCGGTGGTCTCAATCAGCACCTGATCAAACCAGCACACGCCGTCCCGGGCAAAGCGCGCCGGCGCCTCCCGCAGGGTCCGCACCAGATCACCGCGGATGGAGCAGCACAGGCAACCACTGCTCATCTCCACAAAGGTGGCGTCCTCGCTGCCCCGGGTGACCAGGTCGTGGTCAAGACCCACCTCACCGAACTCGTTGATCAGCACCAGCGTGCGGGACAGGGCCGGATCGTTCACCAGATGGTTCAGGATGGTGGTTTTGCCGCTACCCAGAAAGCCGGTCAGCACGGTCACCGGCAGGGTCGGTAAGGCCTCACGCACTGAATTGACCTGCATTTACAAAATGAGCGTGCCAGCATACCCAACAGTTGGCAGTACTCACACAGTCGGGGTGGATTCCCGGCGATACTGACAGGACGTGGAGGCAGTCCATGTGTGGCCGATTCGCGTTAAATGCCTCGGGTGAGAAGATCGCCCGGGCCCTGGAGGCGGACGACATCCCGGAGTCGACCGCCTCTTTCAATATTCCGCCGGGTACCCATCAGCTGGTGGCCTGCCTCGACGATGATCTCAAGGTTCGATTTGAGGCGCTCTGGTGGGGATTTCGGCCCCCGTGGGCGGGCGAGGACGCACCGCGGCCCATCAATGCCCGTGCCGAAAAGGTCGCTCGATCACCGTTCTTTCGGGATGCCTTTGCCCGGCGCCGCTGCCTGATCCCCGCCACCGGGTGGTACGAATGGCAGAATCGTGACGGGGACAAGCAACCCCACTATGTCACCAATGACTCGGATCTCATGTGGTTCGCGGGCATCTACGACCCGCCCCGGACGGACAGCGAGGGGTGTTTTGCGATTATCACCCAGCCAGCGGCCCGGCCCATCGCCCATCTCCACCCCCGCATGCCGCTGGTGCTGGATCCGGGCTGTCTGCGGGACTGGCTGGATCCCTCCCGGCAGGAGAGGGAAGCGGTCAAGGCCGTGACGCGTCCACTGCCGCCGGCCCGCCTCCGGGCCTGGCCCGTGGACCCGCGGGTTAATCGGCCGGCCAATGACGATGCCGGGCTGATTGAGCCGCTGGGGTAATGCCGCCGCCTAGGCGGTTTCGGCGTAGGCGGCACCCCGGGGCAGCTTGCCGATGCCCGGGTTAAAGGTGTTGGTGGGGTCCAGTTGGCGATAGAACGCGGCCAGCGGCGGCTTGGCCGGATAGAGATGTCCGACATTATGCTCCGCGGGATATTCGGCGCCGCGACGATCGAGAATCTCCAGCATCTCCGCTTTGTGGGCTTCGACGTCGGCACCACGGCGAAAGACGTAATCCTGGTGGAAGACATTGCAGAAGAAATGACCGTAATAGAGCCGGTGAACCAGGTCGCGGTTGATATGCTCAGGCAACTCCTCGAACCAGTCCCGGTCGTTGCGGGCCAGGGCGATGTCCAGCGCCAGAATGTCCTCCACCTCCCGATGATGGATGGTCTGGTAGCGCACGCCGGCGCCAGCGGCGGCAAACCGGTGCAGCATGGCGCGCTCGGCCTCGTCCGGCGTACACCGGAACCAGGCGTCCGGAAAGCAGGCCTCGAGGAACCCTTCGGTTTCTTCGGCCATGTCACCGTTGACCCGCAGGATCAGGTGGTGCTCATAGCGCTCCCGCCATTCCAGGACCCGGGTCGGCAGCGGATTGGGGGCCAGGTAGGACAGGCGCTGCAGCACCTGATCGGTGATCTGGGCGGGCAGCATGGGCAGTCGCCGAAATGCGCCATCAATTCGGTTCTTGAGGGCGAAGGCGCGGGGCAGTCTTGCGGTACCCAGCCACTTGATCAGCAGGAAGCTGTCCTTGCCGTAACGCCGGGCGACGTCAAAGAGCTCCCGGTGCAGATACTCCGCGGTAATGGGCAGTTTGGAGGCCTCCCGCAGGAAGCGGGCCCGAAATTCCGCCATCTGTGCCGTGTCATTGCTGCCGATGTAATAGGTTCGAACGTCGGATTCCTGCTCAAAGGTGTCCATGCGCACGGCAAACACCATCACCTTGCCGGCGCTGCCCGAGACCCCGTGGAGCAGCCGCGGGTCGTTGTTGAAACGGGCGGCACCGGGCTCGTCAGCGCCGCGGATGATTTCCGGGTAACCGTCGTCGGAGGCTTTGCCGGCGTTCCAGTCAATGTCTTCGGGTTGGTATTCACCGCGCTCCAGGCGGCCCAGGATTTCCTCCGGGGTCTCGCCGAGGTCAATGCCCAGATCATTGACCAGCTCGAGCTGGCCGGACTCATTCACCCAGGCGTACAAAGCTAGTTCGGTGTAGGCCGGCCCGCGGCGGCACAGTGCGCCGCCGGAGTTGTTGCAGACACCACCCACCACCGTGGCGCCCAGGGACGTCGAGCCGATCACCGAGTGGGGTTCACGACCGTGGGGCGCCAGTGTCTGAGTCAGCTCGAAGAGCGTCGCCCCCGGCAGGGCAATCGCCTGTCGTGCCCCACCCAGCAGCTGCAGGCCCTTGATGCGCATGGCATTGATGGCCACCGCGGGTCGCTGATACTCGCCTTTCGGCGTCGATCCTTCGGTGAGCCCGGTATTGGCCGCCTGAGGAATCACCACGGCGCCGGCCTCCACCGCCGCCTGGGTGGCCTGCCAGAGCTCCACGAGAGTGCCCGGGTGCACCACCGCGACCACCTCGCCGGAGCCAGATCGATAGCCGGTTCGGTAGGGACGGGTGGCCTCCTGGTCGGTGAGCACGTGGTCACTGCCAGCAATGGACTCGAGGCGCTGGACCAGATGGGTTGCGTCGGTCATCTCTCTCTCCTCAGCGATCGATGATCACAATAGCTTTGACCTACCGACCGTAACTGACAATGTCAGTTGCATCCAGCAGGCCCAGCTCAAGGCCCACGCGATAAAAACTGGTCACCGAAAACTCGCTGATGTCACTGGCGGTGTGGGCCACGGTGATGCCCCCGCACAGCCGCCGGGACGCCGCTTTGGTTACCTCCTGGAGAAGGGCAAAATCCCGGAACCAGTCCTTCAGTGGGGGTTTGCCCAGGGCATGGCGGCGGCGATTGCGCTCATGGATGGCCTGATCCACCGCTGCTTCGAGCCGCGGGATGACCCCCTGGTCATGGGATCGAAGCACTTCCTCCAGCTGGGAATAGCGGTACTCAAGAATGACGTTATGTCGGTCTGCGTCGCGGGCATGATAGGCGGCGATGGACTCGTCCAGACAGACCAGAGCGCGGCCCAGACCAAACCGGGCGGCGACCCGGGGAGTGATGGCGGCAATGCCACGGGCCTCCAGTGGATCACCCTGGATGATCAATAACCGTGGTTTGGAAGACGGGCTTTGCTGCCAGTGGGCCTGCAGGCGAGTTGCCACCTGCGCTGCGACTTCAGCAGGCTCCCTGGGGTCATAACCCCCCATGCCTTCAATCACCACGGGGTGATAGTCCGCCAGACGGTTCAGGAGATCGGCTTTCACAGCGTGTATTGTGTCGTGATCGCGACCCTTAGATCCACCGGCGGGTGCGCCGGCAATAAGCCCGGTATGGTTCGCCAAAACGACTGGCCAGCGCCTGTTCTTCGGGACGGATCTGGTAGTGGGTTAGATAGAGAACGAAGGCCGGCAGCATGATGATGCCCGCCGGGTTGCCGACCCAGACCATCCAGGCCACCAGTAAAAGCGCGTCGGCGAGGTAAATGGGATTGCGGCTGAGCGCAAACGGCCCGCGGGTGATGAGTCGACTGGCCCGCTCCGGCGATAGCGGGTTGACGGTGGTTTGATATCGAAAGAACCAGACCGCTGCCGCCAGCATGATCCCAACGGCGATGAGGGCCACCACCACCGCCATGGCGGCCTGGCCCTCCCGGTCAATGCGAAGGGCCGGAAAAATCCGGTCGATGATCCAGACGCCGGCGCCGGCGATCAGCAGTACAACAGGCGGGGGCAGTCGGGTTTTCATGACCTGATGATCGGCGAATGAGGGAGCGGCGGCAATGGCCTAGGCAGCGCGCGGTCGCCATGTCGGTTCTGAATTGTTAGCGTTTTCGAAGAAAAGACAAGGAACTTCGCGATGCCGTCACTCCAGGTGGTCTTTCACGCGCCGACAGCCCAGGCGCTGGACCGCGCCCGACGGAACCTGGTGAATTTTCAGGCTATTGAGCCCGAGGCGGAACTGCGCCTGGTGGTCAACGGCGGGGCGGTGCAAGCGGCCCTGGACAATCCGGATCCGGCCACCGACGGGTTCGTGTTCCTGTGCCGGAACACCCTGCAGCGGCAGGGGTTGCGGAATGATCGTCAGCTGGCGGAGGTGGGCGCCGCGGTGGTCGAGCTGGCGCGGCTGCAGGCGCAGGGCTGGCAGTACATCCGAGCGTGAGACGGCTAGCGCCGCGGCCAGTCGCGGATCAGGCGCTGCGGTTCGCCGAGGCCGGCAACTGCCAATGAGCCCGGAATTCATCCACCGGGATTTTCAGGTAACGCAGGCCGTTGTCCTCCGGGGCTGGGAAGTGCCCGGCGCGGATATTCACCTGCACCGCGGGCAGGATCAGCACGGGCATGGGCAGTGTGGCATCCCGGGCCTCGCGCTTTGCTACGAAATCGTCCTCCGAGGCGCCCTGGCCAACATGGATGTTGTCGCGGATTTGCTCGCCCACGGTGGTTTCCCAGGCCAAGCCCCGGTTCTCGGTCCCATAGTCGTGGAGCACAAACACGCGATAGTCAGCCGGCAGTTCGTTGAGCAGGTGCTGGATGGAGCGATAAAGCTGGCGGGCATCGCCAGCGGGGAAATCGCAACGGGCGGTGCCGGCATCCGGCATAAAAAGGGTATCGCCGACGAATACGGCATCGCCGATGACGTATGTAATGTGATCACTGGTGTGGCCCGGTGTGTAAATGACCCGTGCGGGCAGCTCACCCACCGAAAAGGTGTCCCCATCGGCGAACAGTCGATCGAACTGGCGGCCGTCAGCGGGAAAATCCGCGCCCAGATTGAATAGCCAGACCAGGCGCTCCTGCACCCCGGTGATGTGTTCGCCGATGGCGGTTGGTGCGTCGAAATGCGAGCGAAGGAAAGGAATGGCCATCATGTGATCGGCATGGGCGTGGGTTTCCAGGATCCACTCGACTTCAAGCCCCTCCGCCTCGATGATGTCGACCAGCTTTTGGGCCGTGTCGGTGCCGCTCCGCCCGGAATGCGGGTCGTAGTCGAGGGCGGCGTCGATGATCGCCGCTCGGCGGCTCACCGGATCCCAGACAACATAGGAGAAGGTATTGCTGGGCTCATGCAATACGCAGCGGACTTCGGGCTTCATGGCAAAACTCCACGCTCCGGCAATGACCAGTACACCTCCAGCTTAGGGAGTTATTTTATTTTAGACAACCCTAATTTAGAATAGTCTAAACAAACAGATGACTCTCGTTACCAGACCGCGGAGAAATTGCCCATGGCCACACCGGCAGACAATCCCATGGGGGCGCTGACCGACCGCGAGCGGGCGCATGAGACGGCGCGCTTCCTGAAGGTGCTCGCCAATGAAAATCGGCTGATGGTTCTGTGCTCTTTGAACGATGGGGAGTTAACGGTGGGGGCGCTGCATCAGCGGGTACCGCTGTCCCAGTCGGCGCTGTCTCAGCACCTGGCTGTTCTGCGTCGCGAGGGCTTTGTCATCACCCGCCGGGAAGCGCAGACCATCTACTATCGTATTGCAGAGCCACGCGTTCACCAGCTCATGCCAGTGGTGTGTGATCTGTTTAGCGATCCGACGTGATCACGACCCTCGTTGGTGCCGCCGTCATCGGCATTGCCCTGGGTATCCTCGGCTCCGGGGGATCCATACTGACCATTCCGGTGCTGGTGTTCGGGCTTGGCATTCCGGAGAAAACCGCCATTGCCAGTTCACTGATTATCGTCGGCGCCATCGCCGGCTTCGGTGCGATGATGGCGGCCCGGCGGGGGCTTGTGGAGCGTCGCTGTCTGGTTCTCTTCGGCATCCCGGGTGTGGTCGGCGCCGCGGCGGGTGGCGCCTTCGCACCGCTGGCGCCGGACTGGCTGCAAATGAGCGTGTTCGCTGTGCTGGTGGTCGCGGCAGCCTGGACCACCGCGAGAGCCTCATTGACACTGGCCGCCTACCCCGGCTGTGGCCCCTGGCCGCGGGCCATGGTCGCCGGTGCCGGCATTGGTGCATTGACCGGATTTGTGGGTGTCGGCGGCGGGTTTCTGCTGGTTCCGGCTCTGCTTCGGTTCGGCGGGCTTGGCCTGGACCGGGCCGTGGGCACGAGCCTTGCGCTGATTGCCATCAATTGCTTGATAGGCCTGGGCGGGCAGCTGGTCGGGCCAGCGCCGGATCTGATGGCCCCCGGCCTTCTGGCGACTTTTGTCGTCGCGGGAACCCTCGGCCTCGTGGGTGGGCGATATTACGCACGGCATGTGCCGGCAAAAGCCGCGCGTATCGCTTTCATCGCCTTGCTGGCGATTATCGCTGTCTACACCGGTTGGCACACCCTGTTGTTGGCCGGGGCCGAAACCCTTGGCTAGGGTGGGTAAAAGCCCGGTGATATGCTTTCGGCAGCGGAAGCGGGGGTGATTTCCGCCTGTGAGAGATCATGCAGCCCTGGCTTTCGCCCTACAGGGCGGCGGGTCATACGGAGCCTTTAGCTGGGGCGTGCTGGACCGCTTTCTGGAAGCCGGCATACGGCCGGGCGGGTTGAGCGGGACCAGTGCTGGCGCATTGAACGCGGCCGCCCTTGCGGCCGGGTGGACTGCTGACGGGCCGGAGGGCGCGCGCGCTGCTCGCGTCTACCGGTATCCCGACACTTTTTCAGGCCGTTGAGATCGATGGTCGGTTTTACTGGGACGGCGGCTATGTGGCCAACCCGGCGTTGTTGCCCCTGGTCAGGGCGGGTCACTCCAGCGATCTGATGTTGATCCAGCTTCTGCCGGAAAACTCCCCCGAGGTGCCACCCCGCGGTGTTGACGGCATCATGCAGCGTGCCCGGGAAATGGGGTTCAGCACCCACCTGCTGAGCGATTTCGCAGCGGGGCCGAGCTAGTCGACTCGCCATACGCCCCATATCGGGTCCCCCTGGACTTCCAGACCCAACTCACGCAGCCAGTCCGCCACCACATGGTTGGAGTTGTAAAAGAGGGTGTAGTCCCTTGGGTCGTGGACAAATTCCAGGTCATAAACCGGGTTGTAATGTCGGGTCTCAATGGCGTCGTCGAACCGGGCCTCAAGTCGGCGGTCCAGCGCATCGATCTGTTCGGCTTCCACCGGGAGTTCGTGGATGGTCTGGATGACTACCGGAATCTGTTGCCGGATGCGTTGAGGGGCCGGCGGCCCGGTCAACTCCCGGCGTCCCAGCGCGCCCTGAGTTGGCCATAGCAATGTCGACCAGCCCCGGATGAACCCGGTCTCCTCCAGGGCATACCAACGCCACTCGCCATAGAGATAGCGGACGAGGGAGTCGTCTTCCCGGGTAAGGACCAGGGTAGTGTGGCGCCCGTGGTCCACCAGGAAGGCCGGGCGGGGGTCGTCAAGTGCGGTTTCATCCAGCGGGGTGACGTTCCCGGCGCAGCCCGTCAAAAGCAGGCCTGCCATGATAAGTAGCAGGCCCGTTCGCACTAGGCGGACCGGCGTGCGGCAATGAACGAGCGAACCATCAGGACCAGCAGGATGGCGCAAAGCCCGAGCATGGCCACGTTGATCGATAAGGCCAGTGGGCTCATATCCGCCGCCCGGACCGCCAGTGCGGCCGCGGGGGCGAGGGCGCCAAGCAACGTCACCACCGCAGCCGCATGCATTAAATGCCGCCGCGCATTGCTGAAGACGAGCGCAAGGCCGCTCAGGACAGCGAGCAGGATCCCGGGATAGGCCGGCAGAAGGGCGGTCTGAGTGCCGGTAGCAAGGTAAGCGCCGAATCCGAGGGCCATGAGCAGTACGGCAAATATGAGGGTGTTCTGTGGCATGGGCTAAATTCCAGTTTTGGCAGTGAGGGCGGCAGTTAAGGGTGACTTGCGCCCCTGTCGGCTCGCAAGGGGTCCCTGTGGCACACTCTACGACTATGCGATTCCTAATCCGAATATTCTTTCGCACCCTGCGCCGGGTACTCACCCCGTTCATGATTGCGGGCTATCATCTGTCCAGGCCCCGGGGCATTCAGCGAACGGCCGAGGACCAGCGTGCCGTGGATGAGGGTACCGGCTGGTTGGCGCTGTACCACTTTCCCGCCTGTCCGTTCTGCATCAAGGTCCGCCGGGTCATGGATCGCCTGTCGCTGAACGTCGAGCTGCGCAATGCCCTCCAGCCCGGCGAACACCGGCAGACCCTTGAGCGGGAAGGCGGCCGGATCAAGGTCCCCTGCCTGCGGATCGCGGCGGAGGATGGCCGCGTGCAGTGGCTTTACGAATCAGACGACATCATCGCGTATCTCGAGGAGCGGTTCGGCTCGTCGGGGTGATTGGGTGCCTGCAAGGACGCCGCAATGACCGATGCCCGCCGGCAGAGTCCGGCCGCCGCGCGCAACCGGCAAGCCATCCTTGAGGTCCTGCAGGGAGTGCTACCTCACCGTGCTGCTCCGGCGGCCGTGAACAGGAAAAACGAATGACGAATTCAGCGATGCGCATCTATTTCTATAGCGCGCAAAAGTACGACCAGACCTTCTTTGAACAGGCGAACACCGCCCATGGCTTTGATCTGGCTTTCACCGAGTCACCGCTGAATGCCGACACGGCCCGACTGGCCAGTGGGGCGGAGGTCATCTGCGCATTCGTCAACGACACCCTGGACGCCGCCTGCCTGCAAGCGCTGGCTGACGCCGGGGTGCGCACGGTGGCCCTGCGGTGCGCCGGGTTCAATCACGTTGATCTCGCCGAGGCCAAGCGTCAGGGACTGGCGGTGGTTTCGGTGCCGGCCTACTCCCCGGAAGCGGTCGCCGAGCACACGCTGGCCCTGATTCTGACGCTGAATCGGAACACCCATCGCGCCTATGCCCGGGTCCGGGAGGGGGACTTCAACCTCAAGGGCCTGCTGGGTTTCAATCTCAATGGCCGCACGGTGGGCCTCATTGGCACAGGGCGGATCGGTGTCGCCACCGCCCGCGTGCTCTACGGGCTGGGTGTGTCACTGATCGGCTACGACGTCCACGAAAACCCGGCCTTCACGGCCCTGGGTGGCCGTTACGTGGAGCTCGATGATCTGTATGCCCAGGCCGATATCATCAGTCTTCACTGTCCGCTGACCGAATCTAATCACTACCTGATCAACGCGGCGTCCATCGCCCGCATGAAAGACGGCGTAATGCTGGTGAACACCAGCCGCGGGGGGTTGGTGGATACCGAGGCGGTGATCGAAGCGCTCAAATCCAAGAAAGTGGGGCACCTGGCCCTGGACGTCTACGAGCAGGAAAGTGACGTATTTTTCCGCGACCTGTCGGACGAAATTCTTGCCGACGACGTGCTCTCGCGCCTGTTGACCTTCCCGAACGTGCTGATCACGGGGCACCAGGGGTTCTTTACCCAGGAGGCCATGACGCAAATCGCCGAGGTCACGCTCAGTAACGTGGCCACCGTTGCTCGGGGCGAGGTGTGCGACAATGAACTCACGCGGCTTTTATAAGGGTTGCAACCCGTCGCGTAGGTTTACCGCCCAAGGATTTCTCTTGAAACGCCCAAGAAAGGATCATGCTGGTATGAACAGGGTTCACTCAGTTGGCGGCAAATGGCTCGCGCGGATACAGGCCATTGGCTTCAGCCTCGCCTTTGCATTGACGCTCGTGGCCATGCCGGCCATGGCCATTCAGGACGTCATCGATGCGCTGGAGGAGGCCGGCCTGGAAGTCTCGGAGGAAGACCGGGACGAGATTCTTGAAGCGACCCCGGAGACTCTGTCCATCGTGATGGGGCGGGTGGTTAACCGCGCCGTTGGCATTAATCCTGAGGCAGCGCCGGATGTCGCACGCAATATTGCCAACGCGGTCCCGGAACAGGCGCAGACAGCGGCTGTCGCCGCGACACGGGCGGCTCCCGCGCAAGCCGTGGAGGTGACCACGGCCGCGGTCGAATCCAATCCGGATCGAGCGGCGGCCATTGCCGGGGCGGTGTCTGTCGAAGTGCCAGAGGCGGCGGTTGAAGTGGCCGTCGCCGCGGCCACCGCTGCTCCCGAGCGCGAGGCCGAGGTGCGCTCAGCAGTTCGCGGCAATGCGCCAACCCGGTCACAGGAAATCGATGCCGCGGTGGAAGAAGCGCTATAGCGATCCAAGGGACGCCGATACCGGTGATGCGTCGCGCCAAGCACTTTACAGCCGCGGCGTAGTCCTGACCGGGAGATCATGATGGTGATATTTGTCTACGGTCTCCTGAGGCCCGGCTTCGAAGGCGCAGAGCTTCTGGGGAACGCCCAGTCGCTCGGAG from Spiribacter sp. 2438 carries:
- a CDS encoding pyridoxamine 5'-phosphate oxidase family protein → MTPETHEWAQSLDTLHDQAWKRLARGVADRRAPCRHPTLATVDAEGTPQARTVVLRAADPKAARLRVYTDRHADKVDEVQLTPKATVHVWDNVAHLQLRLIASVEVLIGPAVEPVWAQLSDHARQCYGFSPASGSAIDDGLAYDKQPSADSLAVLELTLQHMEVLHLGHRHRRARFSRSDGWSGQWVTP
- a CDS encoding GTP-binding protein, which translates into the protein MQVNSVREALPTLPVTVLTGFLGSGKTTILNHLVNDPALSRTLVLINEFGEVGLDHDLVTRGSEDATFVEMSSGCLCCSIRGDLVRTLREAPARFARDGVCWFDQVLIETTGLADPAPILHTLMAEPAITRRYELAGVVTVVDALNGLSTLETQPESVKQVAVADALLVTKTDLTEGTIPEALGQTLARLNPGAPPVVASKGRVDAQWLSRIGLYDPETKTPDVRRWLQQEVPQEHGHGHGHGHGHGHHDAHDHDHDHDHDHHHHDVNRHGPDIRAFSVVRDEPLSLMMLENWLDILRSTLGEQLLRVKGILNVDGYSRPVIIHGVQHVLHPVDVLDQWPDEDHRTRIVFITRGIARESIEGMLNAFSTASPTAPTSRPTD
- a CDS encoding SOS response-associated peptidase, translating into MCGRFALNASGEKIARALEADDIPESTASFNIPPGTHQLVACLDDDLKVRFEALWWGFRPPWAGEDAPRPINARAEKVARSPFFRDAFARRRCLIPATGWYEWQNRDGDKQPHYVTNDSDLMWFAGIYDPPRTDSEGCFAIITQPAARPIAHLHPRMPLVLDPGCLRDWLDPSRQEREAVKAVTRPLPPARLRAWPVDPRVNRPANDDAGLIEPLG
- the dld gene encoding D-lactate dehydrogenase; this translates as MTDATHLVQRLESIAGSDHVLTDQEATRPYRTGYRSGSGEVVAVVHPGTLVELWQATQAAVEAGAVVIPQAANTGLTEGSTPKGEYQRPAVAINAMRIKGLQLLGGARQAIALPGATLFELTQTLAPHGREPHSVIGSTSLGATVVGGVCNNSGGALCRRGPAYTELALYAWVNESGQLELVNDLGIDLGETPEEILGRLERGEYQPEDIDWNAGKASDDGYPEIIRGADEPGAARFNNDPRLLHGVSGSAGKVMVFAVRMDTFEQESDVRTYYIGSNDTAQMAEFRARFLREASKLPITAEYLHRELFDVARRYGKDSFLLIKWLGTARLPRAFALKNRIDGAFRRLPMLPAQITDQVLQRLSYLAPNPLPTRVLEWRERYEHHLILRVNGDMAEETEGFLEACFPDAWFRCTPDEAERAMLHRFAAAGAGVRYQTIHHREVEDILALDIALARNDRDWFEELPEHINRDLVHRLYYGHFFCNVFHQDYVFRRGADVEAHKAEMLEILDRRGAEYPAEHNVGHLYPAKPPLAAFYRQLDPTNTFNPGIGKLPRGAAYAETA
- a CDS encoding shikimate kinase, with protein sequence MKADLLNRLADYHPVVIEGMGGYDPREPAEVAAQVATRLQAHWQQSPSSKPRLLIIQGDPLEARGIAAITPRVAARFGLGRALVCLDESIAAYHARDADRHNVILEYRYSQLEEVLRSHDQGVIPRLEAAVDQAIHERNRRRHALGKPPLKDWFRDFALLQEVTKAASRRLCGGITVAHTASDISEFSVTSFYRVGLELGLLDATDIVSYGR
- a CDS encoding isoprenylcysteine carboxylmethyltransferase family protein — protein: MKTRLPPPVVLLIAGAGVWIIDRIFPALRIDREGQAAMAVVVALIAVGIMLAAAVWFFRYQTTVNPLSPERASRLITRGPFALSRNPIYLADALLLVAWMVWVGNPAGIIMLPAFVLYLTHYQIRPEEQALASRFGEPYRAYCRRTRRWI
- a CDS encoding MBL fold metallo-hydrolase, whose protein sequence is MKPEVRCVLHEPSNTFSYVVWDPVSRRAAIIDAALDYDPHSGRSGTDTAQKLVDIIEAEGLEVEWILETHAHADHMMAIPFLRSHFDAPTAIGEHITGVQERLVWLFNLGADFPADGRQFDRLFADGDTFSVGELPARVIYTPGHTSDHITYVIGDAVFVGDTLFMPDAGTARCDFPAGDARQLYRSIQHLLNELPADYRVFVLHDYGTENRGLAWETTVGEQIRDNIHVGQGASEDDFVAKREARDATLPMPVLILPAVQVNIRAGHFPAPEDNGLRYLKIPVDEFRAHWQLPASANRSA
- a CDS encoding helix-turn-helix transcriptional regulator gives rise to the protein MATPADNPMGALTDRERAHETARFLKVLANENRLMVLCSLNDGELTVGALHQRVPLSQSALSQHLAVLRREGFVITRREAQTIYYRIAEPRVHQLMPVVCDLFSDPT
- a CDS encoding sulfite exporter TauE/SafE family protein — protein: MITTLVGAAVIGIALGILGSGGSILTIPVLVFGLGIPEKTAIASSLIIVGAIAGFGAMMAARRGLVERRCLVLFGIPGVVGAAAGGAFAPLAPDWLQMSVFAVLVVAAAWTTARASLTLAAYPGCGPWPRAMVAGAGIGALTGFVGVGGGFLLVPALLRFGGLGLDRAVGTSLALIAINCLIGLGGQLVGPAPDLMAPGLLATFVVAGTLGLVGGRYYARHVPAKAARIAFIALLAIIAVYTGWHTLLLAGAETLG
- a CDS encoding patatin-like phospholipase family protein, coding for MRDHAALAFALQGGGSYGAFSWGVLDRFLEAGIRPGGLSGTSAGALNAAALAAGWTADGPEGARAARVYRYPDTFSGR
- a CDS encoding patatin-like phospholipase family protein; amino-acid sequence: MRPGGLLTGRRARALLASTGIPTLFQAVEIDGRFYWDGGYVANPALLPLVRAGHSSDLMLIQLLPENSPEVPPRGVDGIMQRAREMGFSTHLLSDFAAGPS
- a CDS encoding glutathione S-transferase N-terminal domain-containing protein; translation: MRFLIRIFFRTLRRVLTPFMIAGYHLSRPRGIQRTAEDQRAVDEGTGWLALYHFPACPFCIKVRRVMDRLSLNVELRNALQPGEHRQTLEREGGRIKVPCLRIAAEDGRVQWLYESDDIIAYLEERFGSSG
- a CDS encoding 2-hydroxyacid dehydrogenase, with protein sequence MTNSAMRIYFYSAQKYDQTFFEQANTAHGFDLAFTESPLNADTARLASGAEVICAFVNDTLDAACLQALADAGVRTVALRCAGFNHVDLAEAKRQGLAVVSVPAYSPEAVAEHTLALILTLNRNTHRAYARVREGDFNLKGLLGFNLNGRTVGLIGTGRIGVATARVLYGLGVSLIGYDVHENPAFTALGGRYVELDDLYAQADIISLHCPLTESNHYLINAASIARMKDGVMLVNTSRGGLVDTEAVIEALKSKKVGHLALDVYEQESDVFFRDLSDEILADDVLSRLLTFPNVLITGHQGFFTQEAMTQIAEVTLSNVATVARGEVCDNELTRLL